One Leptotrichia sp. OH3620_COT-345 genomic window carries:
- a CDS encoding autotransporter domain-containing protein yields KAFDHNGSLNWTISGEGYVSRSDMHRKFLVVDEIFNAKSTYYTYGAALKNEISKEFRTSERTSIKPYGSLKLEYG; encoded by the coding sequence AAAGCATTTGACCATAATGGAAGTCTTAATTGGACGATATCTGGAGAAGGTTATGTATCGAGAAGTGATATGCATAGAAAGTTCCTTGTAGTGGATGAAATATTTAATGCTAAGTCAACATATTACACATATGGAGCGGCATTAAAGAATGAGATAAGCAAAGAATTCAGGACGAGTGAAAGAACGAGTATAAAGCCTTATGGAAGTTTAAAACTTGAATATGG